A part of Paenibacillus antri genomic DNA contains:
- a CDS encoding DUF4129 domain-containing protein → MNAILRLRTLWISSSIELLLLLPVWLALYAWLRPSGVVGAAIGIAAASFAGAAASLRWNRRWQQLGLGLLIGAAFFGALLLARADELLAAVMAGAGFVAALQGVTVSERIEAPQWLWYGLALYFVAAIVYPRLDALRDTVTALTIGGAVSLAIALFASNGTFLRGASLAASRTRSVPASLRRHNRAMMAAVLLVVVALTAAFGNAFGKLLFAFFRWLFGLLPNEAPAEEAPAPEPPPQTMPEGLPAAEGEPGLWAQILDIIGYAIGIAAALALLFLLGRWVYRNAGGLLREWLRRLAAFLTRSGRTPEDAAYVDEETTVFSWESVGRRVRESWLGRLVARSRAERWEDQRTNAERVRYLYRRWLRAAVDAGYESRRHLTPRETEADVIAWAATRPAGRGGTPTSDGGKQSALVELYDRVRYGDAVPSDEDVERTRRMLESKK, encoded by the coding sequence ATGAATGCGATCTTGCGTCTGCGAACGTTATGGATCTCCTCCTCTATTGAGCTGCTGCTGCTGCTGCCTGTTTGGCTAGCATTATACGCATGGCTTCGTCCGTCCGGGGTCGTAGGGGCTGCGATCGGGATCGCGGCGGCGTCCTTCGCGGGCGCGGCGGCGAGTCTGCGCTGGAATCGCCGCTGGCAGCAGCTCGGGCTCGGGCTGTTGATCGGAGCGGCCTTCTTCGGAGCGCTGCTGCTCGCGCGCGCCGACGAATTGCTCGCCGCCGTCATGGCGGGCGCAGGCTTCGTCGCGGCGCTGCAGGGGGTAACCGTCTCGGAGCGGATCGAAGCTCCGCAATGGCTGTGGTACGGCTTGGCTCTGTATTTCGTCGCCGCGATCGTGTATCCGCGCCTCGACGCGCTGCGGGATACGGTGACGGCGCTCACGATCGGCGGCGCCGTCAGCCTCGCGATCGCGTTGTTCGCGTCGAACGGCACGTTCCTGCGCGGCGCGTCGCTCGCGGCGAGCCGCACGCGAAGCGTGCCGGCGTCGCTGCGGCGGCATAACCGCGCGATGATGGCCGCCGTGCTGCTGGTCGTCGTCGCGCTGACGGCCGCCTTCGGGAATGCGTTCGGCAAGCTGTTATTCGCGTTCTTCCGTTGGCTGTTCGGCCTATTGCCGAACGAAGCGCCGGCGGAAGAGGCGCCCGCGCCCGAGCCGCCGCCGCAGACGATGCCGGAAGGGCTGCCGGCGGCCGAGGGGGAGCCCGGGTTATGGGCGCAAATTCTCGACATCATCGGGTACGCGATCGGCATCGCGGCGGCGCTTGCGCTTCTCTTCTTGCTCGGGAGATGGGTGTACCGCAACGCCGGCGGACTTCTTCGCGAGTGGCTGCGCAGGCTGGCGGCGTTCCTGACCCGTTCGGGCCGAACGCCGGAAGATGCCGCTTACGTGGACGAAGAGACGACCGTCTTCTCCTGGGAGTCCGTCGGCAGGCGCGTCCGCGAATCGTGGCTCGGCCGCCTCGTCGCGCGCAGCCGCGCCGAACGGTGGGAGGATCAGCGCACGAACGCGGAGCGGGTGCGGTATTTGTACCGCCGCTGGCTGCGGGCGGCGGTCGACGCCGGATACGAGTCGCGCCGCCATCTGACGCCCCGAGAGACGGAGGCGGACGTGATCGCCTGGGCGGCTACTCGGCCTGCCGGTCGAGGCGGAACGCCGACGAGCGACGGGGGCAAGCAATCGGCGCTCGTCGAGCTGTACGATCGCGTGCGCTACGGCGACGCCGTCCCGAGCGACGAGGACGTCGAACGAACGCGCCGCATGCTCGAGTCGAAAAAGTAG
- a CDS encoding methyl-accepting chemotaxis protein yields the protein MQALRPRFSLRWKLLIVSFLLMAVPTLMLGTIVFRTSTTETDAMLEDSLKNNVRLVVETIGLLDTQAKSGLLPLEQAQSQLKDMLLGAYRTDGTRPINKNIDLGANGYFFVLADDGTAVAHPKREGQSLWEERSSDGFFFIQDLIAKAQNGGGFTEYAWPLPGEGVTEEAMKITYAEKDPYWGWIVSAGSYIQDFNEGQQRIEKAIAVTVAVALVVGLVATVAFAYYVTSPISLVSARLRRIAQGELNAPPLRVKRRDESGLLAEDTNTMAAHLRTLVSEVSSGAASVLDASHQLAASAGQSAQATRGVTQSIANIAHGVDSQSAAAAQSARAMEEMTSGIQRIAETSAVAYDSSVQATSSASSGVEAVERAVRQIEQAVGAVRELSSTIHGLERRSEEIATILELISDIARQTNLLSLNASIEAARAGEHGRGFGVVAGEIKKLAEQSDRSTDDIRQVIEKIRGDIQYCVASMTASEREVQESAELVVRTGEAFRTIDAAARRALGQVEETTAASEQMSAGSEEIAASIQEIADISSKSAAATQEISTASQEQLAVMESMEQSARSLAELARQLKDASSRFRL from the coding sequence ATGCAAGCCTTACGTCCCCGCTTTTCGCTTCGCTGGAAATTATTGATCGTCTCCTTCCTGCTCATGGCCGTACCTACGCTCATGTTAGGCACGATCGTCTTCCGAACCTCGACGACGGAAACGGACGCCATGCTGGAAGACAGCCTGAAGAACAACGTTCGTCTCGTCGTCGAAACGATCGGGCTTTTAGATACTCAAGCGAAATCCGGATTGCTGCCGCTCGAGCAGGCGCAATCCCAGCTGAAGGATATGCTCCTTGGGGCCTACCGGACGGACGGCACGCGTCCGATCAACAAGAACATCGATCTCGGGGCGAACGGGTACTTCTTCGTGCTCGCCGACGACGGCACGGCGGTCGCCCATCCGAAGCGCGAAGGGCAAAGCCTATGGGAGGAGCGATCTTCGGACGGCTTCTTCTTTATCCAAGACTTGATCGCCAAGGCGCAGAACGGCGGCGGATTTACCGAATACGCATGGCCGCTGCCGGGCGAAGGCGTAACCGAGGAAGCGATGAAGATTACCTACGCGGAGAAGGATCCGTACTGGGGGTGGATCGTCAGCGCCGGCTCGTATATCCAGGATTTTAACGAAGGGCAGCAACGGATCGAAAAAGCGATCGCCGTCACCGTCGCCGTCGCGCTCGTCGTCGGTCTCGTTGCGACCGTCGCGTTCGCCTATTACGTCACGAGCCCGATCTCGCTCGTCTCCGCGCGGCTGCGCCGCATCGCCCAAGGCGAGCTGAACGCCCCGCCGCTTCGGGTGAAGCGGCGCGACGAATCCGGCCTGCTCGCGGAGGATACGAACACGATGGCGGCCCACCTTCGGACGCTTGTGTCGGAGGTGTCGAGCGGCGCCGCGAGCGTTCTTGACGCCTCACATCAGCTGGCCGCGTCCGCCGGTCAGTCGGCGCAGGCGACGCGAGGCGTTACGCAGTCGATCGCAAATATCGCGCACGGCGTCGACTCCCAGTCCGCCGCCGCGGCACAAAGCGCACGCGCCATGGAGGAGATGACCTCGGGCATCCAGCGCATCGCCGAGACGTCGGCCGTCGCGTACGACTCATCCGTTCAAGCGACGTCTTCCGCCTCAAGCGGCGTCGAGGCCGTCGAACGAGCCGTGCGGCAGATCGAGCAAGCGGTCGGCGCGGTGCGCGAGCTTTCGTCGACGATCCACGGACTCGAGCGGCGCTCGGAGGAGATCGCGACGATTTTGGAGCTGATCTCGGACATCGCGCGCCAGACGAACCTGCTTTCGCTCAACGCGAGCATCGAAGCCGCGAGAGCCGGCGAACACGGCCGCGGCTTCGGCGTCGTCGCCGGCGAGATCAAGAAGCTGGCCGAGCAGTCCGACCGCTCGACCGACGACATTCGCCAGGTGATCGAGAAAATCCGCGGCGACATCCAGTACTGCGTCGCGTCGATGACGGCGAGCGAGCGCGAGGTGCAGGAGAGCGCGGAGCTCGTCGTCCGGACGGGCGAAGCGTTCCGCACGATCGACGCCGCGGCGCGGCGCGCGCTCGGCCAAGTCGAGGAGACGACGGCCGCGTCGGAGCAGATGTCGGCAGGCTCCGAGGAAATCGCCGCGTCGATCCAGGAGATCGCGGACATCTCTTCCAAATCCGCCGCCGCGACGCAGGAAATATCCACCGCCTCGCAGGAGCAGCTCGCCGTCATGGAGTCGATGGAGCAGTCGGCCCGCTCGCTGGCCGAACTGGCGCGGCAGCTGAAGGACGCCTCCTCCCGCTTCCGCTTGTAA
- a CDS encoding SRPBCC family protein: METEKKVTITVETTVHTPVEEAWKYWTEPQHITKWSFASEDWHAPRAENDVRVGGSFVTRMEAKDGSFGFDFGGVYDDVRVNEHLAYTLGDGRKVTIDFIRQGDDTRIVETFEAEGTNSVEMQQAGWQAFMDNFKKYSESSK; the protein is encoded by the coding sequence ATGGAAACAGAAAAAAAAGTAACGATCACCGTAGAAACCACAGTACATACCCCGGTCGAAGAAGCGTGGAAATACTGGACGGAGCCGCAGCATATCACGAAGTGGTCTTTCGCTTCCGAGGACTGGCACGCGCCTAGAGCCGAGAACGATGTCAGGGTCGGCGGAAGCTTCGTTACAAGAATGGAAGCGAAGGACGGCAGTTTCGGATTCGATTTCGGCGGCGTGTATGACGACGTAAGAGTCAACGAGCATCTTGCTTACACGCTTGGGGACGGAAGAAAGGTCACGATCGATTTCATTCGCCAAGGAGACGATACAAGAATCGTGGAAACGTTCGAAGCGGAAGGCACCAATTCCGTTGAAATGCAACAGGCAGGCTGGCAGGCGTTCATGGACAATTTCAAAAAATACAGCGAATCCTCAAAATAA
- a CDS encoding AAA family ATPase produces MNAERLGRMIEAIRRNVGAVVVGKTETVDLLLTALLANGHALLEDVPGTGKTLLAKTLARSLGCDFKRIQFTPDLLPSDVSGINFYNQKSGEFEFRPGPLFTNILLADEINRATPRTQSSLLECMEERQITIDGVTHRLTAPFLVIATQNPVDNQGTFPLPEAQLDRFLMRIPVGYPSHAESLSMLHRFREDNPLETLEPVASAADVIDAQRFSRSVAIREELLDYIVRLAEATRADADVLLGVSPRGCQALMRASQAHAAVKGRDYVSPDDVKAVAAPVLAHRILTRSAARTRDSGGADVVRKLLNGLEVPSEPAPSARG; encoded by the coding sequence ATGAACGCGGAAAGATTAGGCCGCATGATCGAGGCGATTCGCCGGAACGTCGGCGCCGTCGTCGTCGGGAAGACGGAGACGGTAGACTTATTGCTTACGGCGCTGCTCGCGAACGGGCATGCGCTCTTGGAGGACGTGCCGGGCACGGGGAAGACGCTGCTCGCGAAGACGCTCGCCCGCTCGCTCGGCTGCGACTTCAAGCGCATCCAGTTTACGCCCGATTTGCTTCCGTCCGATGTAAGCGGAATCAATTTTTATAACCAAAAGAGCGGGGAATTCGAGTTTCGTCCCGGACCGCTGTTTACGAACATCCTGCTCGCGGACGAGATCAACCGCGCGACGCCGCGGACGCAGTCGAGCCTCTTGGAGTGTATGGAGGAGAGGCAGATTACGATCGACGGCGTGACGCATCGGCTTACGGCGCCGTTCCTCGTCATCGCGACGCAAAACCCCGTCGACAACCAGGGCACGTTCCCGCTGCCGGAGGCGCAGCTCGACCGGTTTCTGATGCGCATTCCCGTCGGGTACCCATCGCATGCGGAGTCGCTGTCGATGCTGCACCGATTCCGCGAGGACAACCCGCTCGAGACGCTCGAGCCGGTCGCTTCCGCCGCCGACGTCATCGATGCGCAGCGGTTCTCGCGTTCCGTCGCCATCCGGGAGGAGCTGCTCGATTACATCGTGCGCCTCGCGGAGGCGACGCGAGCCGACGCGGACGTCCTGCTCGGCGTCAGCCCTCGCGGCTGCCAAGCGTTGATGCGGGCGTCGCAGGCGCACGCGGCCGTCAAGGGGCGGGACTACGTCTCGCCGGACGACGTCAAGGCGGTCGCGGCGCCGGTGCTCGCGCACCGCATCTTGACCCGCAGCGCGGCGAGAACGCGCGATTCGGGAGGCGCCGACGTCGTACGGAAGTTGTTGAACGGCCTGGAAGTGCCGTCCGAGCCGGCGCCGTCGGCCCGAGGGTAG
- a CDS encoding helix-turn-helix domain-containing protein, whose protein sequence is MEPFPMEYVRGASPGTVIYNPGGAFGPRLQLDVQFVLLHTGAMRVEIDGVPLDCPPGRVAMLLPGRTETFAFHRTMPTWHRWIAVEVNDAAAAARLLEPLPRVQPLTEEFNRLADLLLSLRDKERLADGVAKALGLAAVRLYAEMASRSPKTTAAHESVTAAKAAAHRRFGEDLTLDELAKEAGVSPEHLVRLFKRHENTTPMRYVWQYRVLAAHDMLVHTGLSVGEIAARCGFKTSYHFARMFKQRMGKSPSQVRKESWQGLV, encoded by the coding sequence ATGGAGCCGTTCCCTATGGAATATGTCCGCGGCGCCTCCCCCGGCACCGTCATCTACAACCCCGGCGGCGCATTCGGCCCGCGCCTCCAGCTCGACGTGCAGTTCGTTCTGCTCCATACCGGGGCGATGCGGGTCGAGATCGACGGCGTTCCGCTCGATTGCCCGCCGGGCCGCGTCGCGATGCTGCTGCCCGGCCGGACGGAGACGTTCGCGTTCCACCGAACGATGCCGACGTGGCACCGGTGGATCGCCGTCGAGGTGAACGACGCCGCGGCGGCCGCGCGCCTGCTCGAGCCGCTCCCCCGCGTCCAACCGCTGACGGAGGAATTCAATCGGCTCGCGGACCTGCTGCTGTCGCTCCGGGATAAGGAGCGGCTGGCCGACGGCGTCGCGAAGGCGCTCGGGCTCGCGGCGGTCCGTCTATACGCCGAGATGGCGTCGCGCTCGCCGAAGACGACCGCCGCGCACGAATCGGTGACGGCGGCGAAGGCGGCCGCGCATCGGCGATTCGGCGAGGACTTGACGCTCGACGAGCTGGCGAAGGAAGCCGGCGTCTCGCCCGAGCATCTCGTCCGATTGTTCAAGCGGCACGAAAACACGACGCCGATGCGGTACGTGTGGCAGTACCGCGTGCTCGCCGCGCACGACATGCTCGTCCACACGGGGCTCTCCGTCGGGGAAATCGCGGCGCGGTGCGGGTTCAAGACGTCGTACCATTTCGCCAGAATGTTCAAGCAGCGAATGGGCAAATCGCCGTCGCAAGTCCGCAAGGAATCTTGGCAAGGGTTGGTCTAG
- a CDS encoding DUF6157 family protein, whose product MTNKIVNTFVKVSADCPAERGIVPASKKETKTAHEVQYEILTEHPYTYDLDGLIVETYIRHKLAGEAVDEARRAQVRGELLSKGQPCMRASMLPKKFGWGVHYDEAGRIAIVPMESEEYQRFLERTDLKQEFAMRNKKAGSAK is encoded by the coding sequence ATGACGAATAAAATCGTAAATACGTTCGTGAAGGTGTCGGCCGACTGTCCGGCGGAGCGCGGGATCGTGCCCGCGTCCAAGAAGGAAACGAAGACCGCGCACGAGGTGCAATACGAGATTCTGACGGAGCATCCGTATACGTACGACCTTGACGGGCTGATCGTCGAGACGTACATCCGCCATAAGCTCGCCGGCGAAGCCGTCGACGAGGCGAGGCGGGCCCAGGTGCGGGGCGAGCTCCTGTCGAAAGGACAGCCGTGCATGCGGGCGTCGATGCTGCCGAAGAAGTTCGGCTGGGGCGTCCATTACGACGAAGCCGGCCGCATCGCGATCGTTCCGATGGAATCGGAGGAATACCAGCGGTTTTTGGAACGCACGGATTTGAAGCAAGAGTTCGCGATGCGAAACAAGAAAGCGGGGAGCGCGAAATGA
- a CDS encoding Gfo/Idh/MocA family protein — MGEIRVGMIGYKFMGKAHSHAYRDLPMFFPETTKPVMAALCGRDEAGVSAAAKQFGWDGYTTDWRELVKRDDIDLIDINAPSDAHKDIAIAAAAAGKHLFCEKPLALTLADSREMLQAAEQAGVKHMVGFNYRFAPAVQLAKKLVDEGRLGRIFHFRAWFLQDWIIDPDFPLVWRLQKEVAGSGSHGDLGAHLIDLAHYLVGDMNEVIGMNETFIKERPMPSSMTGLSAKGSKDAPRGQVTVDDATLFMTKFANGALGSFEATRFAAGHRCTNSFEINGSKGSVKFDFERMNELQVYFTDDAEDVQGFRRVLATDPSHAYAAAWWPPGHTIGYEHTFIHEVHELMEAFREDRQPAPNFHDGVKCQAVLEAVDRSIDERRWVAIEEM; from the coding sequence GTGGGCGAAATTCGCGTAGGCATGATCGGGTATAAGTTTATGGGGAAGGCGCATAGTCACGCGTACCGGGATTTGCCGATGTTTTTCCCGGAGACGACGAAGCCGGTCATGGCCGCCTTGTGCGGCCGCGACGAAGCCGGGGTAAGCGCGGCGGCGAAGCAGTTCGGCTGGGACGGCTATACGACGGACTGGCGGGAGCTCGTGAAGCGCGACGATATCGACTTGATCGACATCAACGCGCCGAGCGACGCGCACAAGGACATCGCCATCGCGGCGGCGGCGGCCGGGAAGCATCTGTTCTGCGAGAAGCCGCTCGCGCTGACGCTGGCCGATTCCCGCGAGATGCTGCAGGCGGCGGAGCAAGCGGGCGTGAAGCATATGGTCGGCTTCAACTACCGATTCGCGCCGGCGGTGCAGCTCGCGAAGAAGCTGGTGGACGAAGGGCGGCTCGGGCGCATCTTCCACTTCCGCGCGTGGTTCCTTCAGGATTGGATCATCGATCCGGACTTCCCGCTCGTCTGGCGGCTGCAGAAGGAAGTGGCGGGCTCGGGCTCGCACGGCGATCTCGGGGCGCACCTCATCGATCTCGCGCACTACCTCGTCGGCGATATGAACGAGGTGATCGGCATGAACGAGACGTTCATTAAGGAACGTCCGATGCCGTCCTCGATGACGGGACTCAGCGCTAAGGGCAGCAAGGACGCCCCGCGCGGCCAAGTCACCGTCGACGACGCGACGCTGTTTATGACGAAGTTCGCGAACGGCGCCCTCGGCAGCTTCGAAGCGACGCGCTTCGCCGCGGGACATCGCTGCACGAACTCGTTCGAGATCAACGGCAGCAAGGGCAGCGTCAAGTTCGACTTCGAGCGGATGAACGAACTTCAAGTATATTTCACGGACGACGCCGAAGACGTACAAGGCTTCCGCCGCGTCCTGGCGACGGATCCGTCCCATGCGTACGCCGCGGCGTGGTGGCCTCCGGGTCACACGATCGGCTACGAGCATACGTTCATCCACGAGGTGCACGAGCTGATGGAAGCGTTCCGCGAAGATCGCCAGCCGGCGCCGAACTTCCATGACGGCGTGAAGTGCCAGGCGGTGCTGGAAGCGGTGGACCGGTCCATCGACGAACGTCGTTGGGTAGCGATCGAAGAGATGTAA
- a CDS encoding phytanoyl-CoA dioxygenase family protein: MARGAAFMQKEAVFPARLTPLTEEQVEFFHEHGYVLVKGGCSADLIDAFNGHIRDIRSGDDIPEWALPRKGGGPVQEKDRFSVRLFNPHIHDGFSRQVMKLPIVRGALAQVMGDEAVCVQSMYFYKEPGSPGQAAHQDYYYIKDDPKSMVAAWIAMEELVDEENGCLWVIPGTHRLGLLPHGSVTNLEEHEAWTHQTEGVDLRNQIPVVMEKGDILFFHELLIHSSNKNRSKDRWRRSYVCHYIRHDSTVLHREDLRVKYPLY; the protein is encoded by the coding sequence ATGGCGAGAGGGGCAGCGTTCATGCAGAAAGAGGCGGTTTTTCCGGCTAGATTAACGCCGTTGACCGAAGAACAGGTAGAGTTCTTTCACGAGCATGGGTACGTTCTGGTGAAGGGAGGCTGCAGCGCGGATTTGATCGATGCCTTCAACGGACACATCCGAGACATCCGCTCCGGAGACGACATCCCCGAGTGGGCGCTGCCGCGGAAGGGGGGCGGACCGGTGCAGGAGAAGGATCGGTTCTCGGTACGTCTCTTCAACCCGCATATCCACGACGGCTTCTCCCGTCAGGTCATGAAGCTTCCGATCGTCCGCGGCGCGCTGGCGCAGGTGATGGGGGACGAAGCGGTTTGCGTTCAGAGCATGTACTTCTACAAGGAGCCGGGGTCCCCGGGTCAGGCGGCGCATCAGGACTACTATTATATTAAGGACGACCCGAAGTCGATGGTGGCGGCTTGGATCGCGATGGAGGAACTGGTGGACGAGGAGAACGGCTGCCTCTGGGTCATCCCGGGGACGCATCGTCTCGGACTGCTGCCTCACGGAAGCGTGACGAACCTGGAAGAGCACGAAGCGTGGACGCACCAAACCGAAGGGGTCGACTTGCGTAACCAGATTCCGGTCGTGATGGAAAAGGGGGACATTCTCTTTTTCCATGAACTGCTTATTCATTCTTCCAACAAAAACCGGAGTAAAGACCGCTGGCGCCGCTCGTACGTATGCCACTACATCCGTCACGATTCCACCGTGCTGCACCGGGAGGATTTGCGGGTGAAGTATCCGTTGTATTAA
- a CDS encoding LacI family DNA-binding transcriptional regulator — protein sequence MEANAKMYTCTFDRREGWLTSKRKQVAELAGVSEATVSRVMSGVGPIREETKRRVLEAADRLGYTPSAIARSFVTQRSGNVGVMLPVVPKVHLFSAYYFSEILSGIGHAVEKRGYHLLLQFRQADAAPDYESAFRMRKVDGCLILGAKSDVSEARALRTLHEQGWPFCVVGQRFDEPYDQVDADHREGGRLVAEHLLDSGRKRIALVNGPASFSNSVDRRDGFVDRLRSGGVKFDESLEFTGNYSRKSGYALAETLYERRGEFDAVFAANDRMAIGLMQGLKERGLRAGADYALVGYDDSDASRTTDPPLSTVHVPFFEMGVRAAERLLDGIAGDTEEAGPSAQRLETRFVTRESSRLS from the coding sequence ATGGAAGCGAATGCGAAAATGTACACGTGTACATTCGATCGTCGGGAGGGATGGCTTACGTCGAAACGCAAACAAGTGGCGGAGCTCGCCGGCGTGTCCGAAGCGACCGTGTCTCGCGTCATGAGCGGCGTCGGCCCGATTCGCGAGGAGACGAAGCGACGCGTCCTCGAAGCCGCGGACCGGCTCGGGTATACGCCCAGCGCGATCGCCCGCAGCTTCGTGACGCAGCGCAGCGGCAACGTCGGCGTGATGCTCCCGGTCGTGCCGAAGGTGCACTTGTTTTCCGCATACTATTTTTCCGAAATCTTATCCGGGATCGGCCATGCCGTGGAGAAGCGCGGTTACCATCTTCTCCTTCAGTTCCGGCAAGCGGACGCGGCGCCCGACTATGAAAGCGCCTTCCGTATGCGGAAGGTAGACGGCTGCCTCATCCTCGGCGCCAAGTCGGACGTATCCGAAGCCCGCGCGCTGCGTACGCTTCACGAGCAAGGCTGGCCGTTCTGCGTCGTCGGCCAACGGTTCGACGAGCCGTACGATCAGGTCGATGCGGACCACAGGGAAGGCGGCCGGCTCGTCGCCGAGCATCTGCTCGACTCCGGACGGAAGCGCATCGCGCTCGTGAACGGGCCTGCGTCGTTCTCGAACAGCGTCGACCGGCGGGACGGCTTCGTCGACCGGCTGCGATCCGGCGGCGTCAAGTTCGACGAATCGCTCGAGTTCACGGGCAATTACAGCCGCAAGAGCGGATACGCGCTAGCCGAGACCTTGTACGAACGCAGGGGGGAATTCGACGCGGTGTTCGCGGCGAACGACCGGATGGCGATCGGCTTGATGCAGGGGTTGAAGGAGAGAGGCCTGCGGGCGGGAGCGGACTACGCCTTGGTCGGCTACGACGACTCGGACGCGTCCCGGACGACCGATCCGCCGCTGTCGACGGTGCATGTGCCCTTCTTCGAGATGGGCGTTCGCGCGGCCGAGCGTCTGCTCGACGGTATCGCGGGAGACACTGAAGAGGCCGGGCCGAGCGCGCAGCGTCTCGAGACGAGGTTTGTGACGCGGGAATCTTCCCGCTTGTCATAA
- the infC gene encoding translation initiation factor IF-3, which yields MIKNEKIKASEVALTGVDGENLGVMKTTEALALAKKLKVDLVCESLFSSPPPCRLIGAGAARDAKQQEKRKERAPKVKEIRLTPTIEAHDFDTKKTQAERILKGGDAALFVVKLSGAKEGEAAKRLLEDLIKELAPFGAKKTGIQLSGKQAAVQLDPKAD from the coding sequence ATGATCAAGAACGAAAAAATCAAGGCGTCGGAAGTGGCGCTGACCGGCGTCGACGGAGAAAACCTCGGCGTCATGAAGACGACGGAGGCGCTCGCGCTGGCGAAGAAGCTGAAGGTCGACCTCGTCTGCGAATCGCTGTTCAGCAGTCCGCCGCCGTGCCGGTTGATCGGCGCGGGCGCGGCCCGGGACGCGAAGCAGCAGGAGAAGCGGAAGGAACGCGCGCCGAAGGTGAAGGAGATTCGCCTCACGCCTACGATCGAAGCGCATGATTTCGATACGAAGAAGACGCAGGCCGAACGCATCTTGAAGGGCGGAGACGCCGCGCTGTTCGTCGTGAAGCTGTCGGGCGCGAAAGAGGGCGAGGCGGCGAAGCGGTTGCTGGAGGATTTGATCAAGGAGCTCGCGCCGTTCGGCGCGAAGAAGACGGGCATCCAGCTGAGCGGCAAGCAGGCCGCGGTGCAGCTGGACCCGAAGGCGGATTGA
- a CDS encoding DUF58 domain-containing protein, translated as MLAWMLVNAAVLLGLIAWVYGKFSLNHVGYARFFSKHAVFAGEEIEMVERIVNRKLLPLPWVRLESMMAQGLVFGEQQNLDIRGGEKFQNHISLFSLRSYRQIVRRHRVVAAKRGYYMLDSATMTAGDPVGLTRPSRRFPLSLTLTVYPEVVPMREVPLPAHSWLGDVTVRRWIVEDPFLTAGTREYRSGDALRSVNWKATARTGRMQVHRNDYTADHRLMICINLETHDRMWSAVLEPERIERAISYAASVAVYAMRQGVETGLLSNGWTFGGPKLPVRLDPGGGEAQLTALLETMAKLQLETAVTMHAQLDDELSGDPSDTDYLIISCHRGAELEERVDALRRRGNGVEWLYVEGEGDRRR; from the coding sequence ATGCTCGCCTGGATGTTGGTCAACGCGGCCGTCCTCCTCGGGCTGATCGCTTGGGTGTACGGGAAGTTCTCTTTAAATCATGTCGGGTACGCGCGTTTTTTTTCCAAGCACGCGGTGTTCGCGGGCGAAGAGATCGAGATGGTCGAGCGCATCGTCAACCGGAAGCTGCTGCCGTTGCCTTGGGTGCGGCTCGAGTCGATGATGGCGCAAGGGCTCGTCTTCGGCGAACAGCAAAATCTCGACATTCGCGGCGGGGAGAAGTTCCAGAACCATATCAGCCTCTTCAGCCTGCGTTCGTATCGCCAGATCGTCAGGCGCCACCGCGTCGTCGCCGCGAAGCGCGGATATTACATGCTCGATTCCGCGACGATGACGGCGGGCGACCCGGTCGGCTTGACGCGGCCGTCGCGCCGGTTCCCGCTGTCGCTTACGCTGACCGTCTATCCGGAGGTCGTTCCGATGCGCGAGGTGCCGCTGCCCGCCCATAGCTGGCTCGGCGACGTGACGGTGCGGCGATGGATCGTCGAGGATCCGTTCCTGACCGCCGGCACGCGCGAATACCGGTCGGGCGACGCCCTTCGGTCCGTCAACTGGAAGGCGACGGCGCGAACGGGGCGGATGCAGGTGCATCGGAACGATTACACGGCGGACCATCGGCTCATGATCTGCATCAACCTGGAGACGCACGACCGGATGTGGAGCGCCGTGCTCGAGCCGGAGCGCATCGAACGGGCGATCAGCTATGCGGCCTCCGTCGCCGTCTACGCGATGCGGCAAGGCGTCGAGACGGGGCTGCTCTCGAACGGGTGGACGTTCGGCGGACCGAAGCTTCCGGTGCGCCTCGATCCGGGCGGCGGCGAAGCGCAGCTGACCGCGCTGCTCGAGACGATGGCGAAGCTGCAGCTCGAGACGGCGGTGACGATGCACGCGCAACTCGACGACGAGCTGTCGGGCGACCCGTCGGACACGGACTACTTAATCATCTCTTGCCATCGCGGAGCCGAGCTCGAGGAGCGCGTCGACGCGCTGCGCCGCCGAGGCAACGGCGTAGAGTGGCTCTACGTCGAAGGAGAGGGGGACCGCCGTCGATGA